The following coding sequences are from one Falco cherrug isolate bFalChe1 unplaced genomic scaffold, bFalChe1.pri scaffold_197, whole genome shotgun sequence window:
- the LOC102049717 gene encoding aprataxin and PNK-like factor isoform X3, protein MPSSGRRTEILLLILRQCEILFLWQSEAFSKSKETAVTTRRQNPIHFQQFSHPNDDDNHETEIVTQDNNDNRPECLYGTACYRKNPQHKLEYKHSAPPGLLGLKCRRRVMPFSWGSVPCEL, encoded by the exons ATGCCTTCATCTGGGAGGAGGACAG AGATTCTTCTTCTTATCCTCCGTCAGTGTGAGATTCTCTTCCTGTGGCAGTCTGAAGCTTTTTCCAAATCGAAAGAAACTGCTGTTACCACTAGGAGGCAA AATCCCATTCACTTTCAGCAGTTTAGTCACCCTAATGACGATGACAATCATGAAACAGAGATCGTAACTCAGGATAACAATGATAACCGGCCTGAATGTCTGTATGGAACGGCTTGTTATAG gaagaaTCCACAGCATAAACTAGAATACAAGCACAGTGCACCTCCAG GCTTGTTAGGACTGAAGTGTCGAAGAAGggtaatgcctttcagctggggCAGTGTTCCCTGTGAACTAT GA
- the LOC102049717 gene encoding uncharacterized protein LOC102049717 isoform X1 gives MPSSGRRTEILLLILRQCEILFLWQSEAFSKSKETAVTTRRQNPIHFQQFSHPNDDDNHETEIVTQDNNDNRPECLYGTACYRKNPQHKLEYKHSAPPGERAVEKDAANEETGRSLMQANVNLLYRSTSLYTLSEAACFKQIGS, from the exons ATGCCTTCATCTGGGAGGAGGACAG AGATTCTTCTTCTTATCCTCCGTCAGTGTGAGATTCTCTTCCTGTGGCAGTCTGAAGCTTTTTCCAAATCGAAAGAAACTGCTGTTACCACTAGGAGGCAA AATCCCATTCACTTTCAGCAGTTTAGTCACCCTAATGACGATGACAATCATGAAACAGAGATCGTAACTCAGGATAACAATGATAACCGGCCTGAATGTCTGTATGGAACGGCTTGTTATAG gaagaaTCCACAGCATAAACTAGAATACAAGCACAGTGCACCTCCAG GAGAAAGGGCTGTGGAGAAAgatgcggcgaatgaagagacgggacgcagcttgatgcaagcaaatgtcaatttattgtacagaagcacgagtttatatacactttcagaagctgcgtgttttaaacagattggttcttga
- the LOC102049717 gene encoding aprataxin and PNK-like factor isoform X2 → MPSSGRRTEILLLILRQCEILFLWQSEAFSKSKETAVTTRRQNPIHFQQFSHPNDDDNHETEIVTQDNNDNRPECLYGTACYRKNPQHKLEYKHSAPPVPERRTRQKLQKMEKGLWRKMRRMKRRDAA, encoded by the exons ATGCCTTCATCTGGGAGGAGGACAG AGATTCTTCTTCTTATCCTCCGTCAGTGTGAGATTCTCTTCCTGTGGCAGTCTGAAGCTTTTTCCAAATCGAAAGAAACTGCTGTTACCACTAGGAGGCAA AATCCCATTCACTTTCAGCAGTTTAGTCACCCTAATGACGATGACAATCATGAAACAGAGATCGTAACTCAGGATAACAATGATAACCGGCCTGAATGTCTGTATGGAACGGCTTGTTATAG gaagaaTCCACAGCATAAACTAGAATACAAGCACAGTGCACCTCCAG taCCTGAAAGAAGAACACgacaaaaacttcaaaaaatg GAGAAAGGGCTGTGGAGAAAgatgcggcgaatgaagagacgggacgcagcttga